The genomic region GGACCGCGAGATGGGCGAGCAGGGCGAGGAGCCCGAGACCGGCGCCGTACCCGGCGACATCGGGGGGCACGGCGTCGTTCCGGGCGAGGCCGACGGCGGCGTAGCCGTAGACGGAGATGAGCACGGCCCCGATCAGGAGCGAGAGCTCGACCCCGCGCCGCTTGGGCAGGCGTAGCTCGGGCGGGCGCGCCTCCGCCGTCGTTGCGGTCATGCCCCGCAACGTAGCAAGAGGCGGGTGTTATTTCCCTTATGTCAGCTTCGTGGCACTCCTTGGCCGCTCCCGCCCCACTTCAGCGCTGGTACGGGTTCTGGCCGCCGGGAGGCGCGTAGCCGGGCTGCTGCTGTGCGGAGCCGTACGGATTGCCGTCCTGGCCGCCCTGGGCCTGCGCCAGCAGCTGGTCGGCCTGCTCCTTCGGTATCTGCCGCTCGCCGCCGCAGAAGGTGCACTGCGTCGCGTACTTCGTCGAGAACGGGAACAGCGGCACGAAGAACAGCGTGAACTTGGTGACCCGCTTGCGCAGGGTGTGCGCCGCTGGATTGCCGCACCAGCCGCACACCATCGTCAGGACCGCCAGCTGGTAGAGATAGCCCTTGGTACCGAAAATGATCATGATGTGGTTCCTTTCCCCGTGTCTCCCAGAAGTGCCCGCCGGCAGAGCGCCAGCAGCTTCTCGTCCTCATAAGTGTCGTGACTGCCGTATCCGCCGTCCATCGCGTTGTGACGGCGTACGGAGAGGAGCTCGGCACGCAGCACCTGTGCCGCGTCCGACCCTGCACCAGTCGGGCCCATCCGCGCCAGACATTCCGCGACCCGGACTCTGACGTGACGGTTCTTCTCCCACGCCGAGAGGAGCACCGGCACGGATTCACCGGTGCGCCCCGACACCTCCCAGAGGGCGATCGCGGCGTCGACCCGGAGCCACAGCTCCTCGTGCGCCAGCAGGCCCCGCAGCCTCGGCGCCACCGCCTCGGCCCGCCTCCCCAGCCCGCCCAGCGCGCTCGCCGCCGCCCGGCAGTCGTGCACCTGCTCCGCCCGCAGCCCTTCGGCCAGCACCGGCAGGACCGTGTCCGCGTCGCCCGTGACCGCCCACAGGGCCTCCGCGGCCTCCGTCGCCGCCGCGGTCCCGGGGCGCCGGATCAGCCGCCGCAGCTCCGGAACGGCACAGTGGGCCGCCGGCCCGAACGACCTCAGCGCCCGCAGAGCCGCCGTACGCAGCCACTCGCCCCGGTACTCGGGCGCCCCCCGCAGCACCCGCAGCACCTCCGGGGCGGCCTCGCCCGCGCGCAGCGCCGTCAGCCCGGCGAGCAGCGGGCTCGCCCGGTCGTACGCCCCCTCGTCCAGGCCGACCTCGCCCAGCCTGCGCCGCAGCGCCCCCGCGAGGGGGGCCGCCGCGTCACCGAGGCACCGGATCGCGAACCCCACGTCGTGCGGGACTTCCGGCCGCTCCAGGGCCGCCGCCAGCGCGGGCAGCGCCCGGGCGTCGCCCAGCCGGGACAGCGCCTTCACCGCCGACCCCAGGCCGGGCGGCCCGCTCGCCCACTTCTTCACCCACGCCCCGGGATCCGCCGCCACCCGCGCGGCGAGGGCGTCGGCCGCCGGCGCCGCCAGTCCGAACAGCTCCTCCAGCACGTGCGAGGCGGCCTCGGCGAGCCGGGGCTCCGGATCCGAGAGCTGCACGCCGACGAGCCCCACCAGGCCCTCGTACGAACCGCGCCAGGCCCGGATCAGCCCACCGCTCATCCGCACGGCGTCGATGCGCTGCCAGGGGTCCGGGCTGCACAGCTGGTCCGCCAGCAGCGCCGTGCGGTCGACGACACGGTCGTCCAGGCCGACGTGGAGCGTCCGCAGCAGGTCGGCGGCCCACGGAGTGCTGCGCCCGGAGGACTCCTCGGCCGACAGCTCCCGCAGCTGGCCCACCAGCGTCGGTGAGGTGGCCCGGTCCGCCCCGGCGTCGTCACCGCCCGGCGCCTTCGCGGCCGGCGGTTCCGGCCGCGAAGGCCGGGAGCGCAGCTCCCGGAGCAGCCCCGACACCACCCGTACGACATCGGCGGGCAGCGCGTCCGGGGCGCATCTGGCCAGCTGGGCGAGGGCCGCGAGCCGCAGCCCGGGCGGATACGCCTCGGCGGCGAGCCGGCTCAGCCAGTCGGCCGCCCGTCCCGCCAGCGGCCGGTGGCGCAGGGCGAGCCGGCCCGCGGCCTCGACGAGCGCGAGCCGCACCTCGTCGTCCGCCTCCACCGGCAGCCGCTCCCGCAGCAGCGCGAGCACCCTGCCCGGCCGGCCGTGCAGGGTGGCCAGGGCGAGGGGTGCGGCGAGCCGCACGCCCGGGTCCTCGTCGGCCACCAGCTCGAAGAACACCGCGGATCCGGCGGCCACGGCGGCCGCGGCCATCGCGTAGTTCGCCACGCCCTCGATCTCGTCGTCGTCCAGCTCGTTCTCGTCGTCCTCGTCCAGATCGATGCCGCCGATGCTGGTGAGCAGCTCGACGATGCCGCCGCGGTCCCGTATCCCCGGGTCCACGGCCAGCTCGAAGAGGAACGGGATGCACGCGAGCGTGCAGGCGTACACATCGCCCTGGTGGTGCACCGCGCCGTACATGCCGTCGAGCGCGCTCTCCCGCTCCGCCGGATCGGCGGAGGCGAGTCCGTACAGGAGCCCCGGCACGTCGTCGGCCGGGCCGTAGGCATGCTCCATCGAGGCCCAGTCGACCTCGTCGATCCCCGTGAACACGCCACACCCTCCCCGTGTCCTTGACCGGCCGGCGCATGGGGGCGGCGTCGGTCGGTCTTCCCTCTGCGCCCCGGACGCGGCGGAGCCGTGCCCGCGAAGCAGCGTCTGCGCCGAGTGTGCACCACGTCCAGGACGATCCACCCTCCACTTGCGGCCTTTCCTGGCCGTGCCTGCCCGGGGCTGTGGAAGTACTGTGCGTGCCCTGTACCCTCCGTCCCTCTCAATCCTCCGGCAGGGACCGGGCCTGCCCGGGATCGGTGAGCGGAGCGAGCAGGTCCCCGTGCCTTTCCAACCGCTCGGTCATGTCGCCGGCGAGGAAGAGGAGATCGCCCGGCGCCCCGCAGGTCTCGATCTCGTCCCAGGTGACGGGTGCGGACACGGTCGGGCTGCCCTTCGCCCGCAGGGTGTAGGGCGCCGCGGTGGTCTTCGCGGCGGCGTTCTGGCTGAAATCCACGAACACCTTCCCCGGACGCAACGCGCGCGTCATCCGGTGCACGGCCAGGTCGGGCAGCGCCCCCTGCGCCTCCACCGCCAGTCTCTTCGCGTACGCCGTCACGTCCTCGGACGGGGTGGGTTCCAGGGGGACGAGCAGATGCAGCCCCTTCGAGCCGGAGGTCTTCCCGTACGAGGACAGCCCGTCCTCGGCCAGCCGCTCCCGCAGCCAGAGGGCGACCGTGCAGCACTCGACGACACCCGCGGGCGGTCCGGGGTCCAGGTCGAACACCATCCGGTCGGCCACGGCCGGGGCGTCCTGCCGCCACTGGTGGGTGTGGAACTCCACCACCAGGTTCGCCGCCCACATCAGCGACGGAAGGTCCTGTGCGAGCACCTGCCGGGCACCGGGGTCGTCGCTGCGGGGGACCGGGGCCGTGCGAACCCAGTCGGGCGTACCGGGCGGCGGATTCTTGGTGAAGAAACGCAGTCCCTCCGGCCCGTCCGGATACCGGAGGAAGGACAGCGGACGGTCGCGCAGGTGCGGCAGCATCGCGTCCGCCGCCGTGGCCGCGTAGTAGTGCAGCACCTCGCCCTTGGTCGTACCGGTGGCCGGGTACAGCACCTTGTCGAGATTGCTGAGCGCCAGGCGCCGCCCCTCCACCTCTGTGATCGGCGTCATACGATAAGAATCACATGAAATCGCATGAATGCGGTCGTGGCGGGCGTAAGGGGTGAACGGTGAGGTCCATCTGGAACGGCTCCATCTCGTTCGGTCTGGTCAGCATCCCGGTCAAGCTCATGAACGCCACGGAGAACCACGCGATCTCCTTCCGGCAGATCCACGTCGAGGACGGGGGCCGGATCCGCTACCGCAAGGTCTGCGAGCTGGACGAGGAGGAGGTACCGGCCTCCGAGACCGTCAAGGCGTACGAGGACGCCGACGGCACGGTGATCCCCGTGACCGACGAGGACCTGGCCTCGCTCCCGCTCCCCACGGCCAAGACGATCGAGATCGAGGGCTTCGTGCCGTCCTCGGCCATCGACCCTCTCCAGCTGGACTCGGCCTACTACCTCTCGGCCAACGGTGTCCCCGCCGCCAAGCCGTACGCCCTGCTGCGCGAGGCCCTCAGGCGCAGCGGCAAGGTCGCCGTCGCGAAGTACGCCCTGCGCGGGCGGGAGCGGCTCGGCATGCTGCGGGTCTCCGGCGACGTGATCGCGATGCACGGCCTGCTGTGGCCGGACGAGATCCGCGCGCCGGAAGGCGTGGCCCCGGAGGCCGGCGTCAAGGTGCGCGACGCGGAGCTGGACCTGGCGGACGCGCTGATGAACACCCTCGGCGACGCCGACATGGACACGCTCCACGACGACTACCGCGAGGCGGTCGAGGAACTGGTCGCGGCGAAGGCGGCCGGCGAGCCCGTGGCGGAGGAGGCGGCGGAGGAGCCCGAGGGCAAGGTGATCGACCTGATGGCGGCGCTGGAGAGCAGCGTGCGGGCGGCGAAGGAGTCCCACGGGGAGGACGGCGGTGAGGTCGCGGACGTCCACCACATCGGCTCCGGCCGGGGCGGCGGGGCGAAGAAGACCGGGGCGTCCTCGAAACGGGCCCCTTCGAAGAAGGCGGCACCGAGGAAGGCGGCAGCGAAGAAGGCGGCGGGGAAGAAGGCGGCGGGGAAGAGTACGGCCGCTGAGAAGACCGCCACGAAGAAGACGGCCGCCGGGAAGACCGCGGACAAGCCGGCCGCCAAGAAGTCCGCGGCGAAGAAGTCCGCGGCGAAGAAGTCCGCGGCGAAGAAGGCGTCCCCCGGCACGCGGAAGCGCACCTCGGCCTGACGCGTCACCGCGCCGGCCGAGGCCCGCCGTCCTCAGCGCGCGGACGCCGGCTTCAGCGGATCCGGCAGCGTGGGCAGGTCCAGTCCGTACGGGTCCCTCTCGATCACGTAGGTGCAACTCGTGTACGAGTAGCCCGGCGTGACGCTGGATCCGGAGGCGTAACTGTCGGCGGCCGCCGTCGCCCCCGAGCCGTGCTTGTACAGGAAGTGGTAGTCGCCCGCCGGGAGCCGCAGCCGCGTCTTCGGGTACGACGTGCCGCTCGCCCCGCAGGCCCCCGCGGCGCCGGTGGCCTCGCTGCTGAACCGCTCGCAGCTGCCGCAGGCCTTCAGCTTCACCGTGCCGGTGACCGGGCCCGTGTAGAGCACCTCGACGTCGTTGGGGGCGCCGTTGCTGATGACGAGTTCCATGCGGACGCCACCCGGCTTGCCGCTCCCGGGCAGTCTTCCGCCGGCCGAGGGCCGGACCTCGGCTATCTCGGCCGCCGTGGCGATGTCCCGGGCGTGCCGCCCGCGTCCGTCCTCCTCGTAGGTGTCCGCGAAGTCCGTCAGCGTCTGCCGGGCCTCGGCGAACCGCTTGTCCTTGAACTCGTCCACGCCGCAGGCGTACACCCCGTCCCGTACGCCCGCCTCGGCCTGCCGCCCCAGAGAGGGCACGGAGGTCTCGGGGAGCTCCGCGACCACGGTGCTCGTCCGCCGCAGCCGATCGGTCACAGCGCAGGGCTCGGCGCCCTTCAAGCCGGAGAGCTGCTGTCGTATCGTCCGGCTGACGGCCGGGCCCACCTGTCCGGCCTGCGAGGACTCGGGGAACGTGCGCAGCAGTGTGCCCAGCTCCTTGCTGCCGGAATCGGGCCCCGTACCCGCCAGGCGGGAGACGCCGCAGCCGTACAGCGACTCCGCGAGCGGGGTGTCGGGCCAGCCGGCGAGACCGCCGAGCAGCTTCCGGTCCACCGTGCCGGGGAGTGTGCGCAGATAGGTCAGCGGCTCGACCGCCTCGCAGTGCTTCTTCGCGCGGTACGGCGTGGCGACGGCCTCGTAGTAGCTCTTCAGACGCCCGGGTACGAGGGCGGCGGCGCGCGATCCGGGGTGGTCCTCGCCCAGTTCCCGGTAGAGCGTGAGCGCGTAGCGGTAGTCGGGCCCGGAGAGGAGGAACGAGCTCTTCGCCGCCTCCGCGACGAGATCGTCCCCCTCCTCCAGACGGTCGAGGAGCGCCTGCTCCACGGCCTCGTCCCGCGCGGAGCCGTAGGCCACCGTCCCGGTGAGCGGCACGGCCAGCAGGAGCAGCCCGAGCACCACTGCCAGGACGGGCCGGGGCCACCGGCCGAAGTCCGCGCGCAGGGCGAGGCGGGCCGCGTCGGCTCCGGCGAGGACGAGCAGCACGAGATAGGCGGCGACGAGGGCGGCGGGCACCCCGTCCGGGTCCGCGGGCAGCGCGACGAGCAGGAGGACGCCCGTCGCGGCCCAGCTCACCGCCGCCCGGCCCCAGCGGCGCAGCAGGACGTGGCCGAGTCCCAGGCCGGAGAGGCTGAGCAGTCCGGCGGCGGCGGCCCGCAGTGTGGCCCCCGGGGGCGGCGGGCCGGCTGCCGGAGGCCGGGCGGGAGGCGGAGGAGGACCGCCGGCCCCCCACGTCTGCTCCGGTCCCGGCTCCGGCCCGGCCCCGGGTCTCGGCTCGGGCATGCCCGACTGATCACGTGACTCCATCACGGCCCCCCACCGCCGAACCTCGTCAGGTCCCCGGGAGGCTGCCCGGTTTCGTGCCCGTTCACGCGTCCTTGCGGACGTTGGCGCCGGTATGGTGCGGGATGCCGCGACCGGCGCGCGTGCTGTCGGAACGCATCGCCCCGCAGTAAGGTGCGGAGTGCCGCGACTGGCGCGTACCCGGCAGGGTGCTCCGTGGAAACGACCACGAGGAAGCGGCAAACCCCGGGCACGCCCCGGGGTGTCATCGCCGGAGGCCGTCCGCCTGGGCAGTCCGGGTCCATGTCGCCCCGTGCGACCGACCCGGGAGGAACCCCGTGGCCGTACTGCCGTCCGATGCACGCCGTCCCGCTCCGACCCGCCCCGCCCTGGCGGCGGCCGATCCGGAACTCGCCGCCCTGGTGGACGCCGAGGAGCGGCTCCAGGCGGACACCCTGCGCCTGATCCCCAGCGAGAACTACGTGTCGGCCGCCGTGCTGGAGGCCTCCGGCACCGTCCTGCAGAACAAGTACTCCGAGGGCTACCCGGGCAAGCGGTACTACGAGGGCCAGCAGGTCATCGACCAGGTGGAGACCCTCGCCGTCGAGCGGGCCAGGTCGCTGTTCGGGATGGACCACGCCAACGTCCAGCCCTACTCCGGCTCCCCGGCCAACCTCGCCGTCTACCTGGCGTTCCTGGAGCCCGGCGACACCGTCCTCGGGATGTCGCTGCCGATGGGCGGCCACCTCACCCACGGCTGGGGCGTCTCGGCCACCGGCACGTGGTTCCGGGGCGTGCGCTACGGGGTGCGGCGCGACACCGGTCGCATCGATCTGGACGAGGTGCGCGACCTGGCACGTGCCGAACGGCCCAAGCTGATCTTCTGCGGCGGCACCGCCGTGCCCCGGGTGATCGACTTCGCCGGCTTCGCGGAGATCGCCCGGGAGGTCGGCGCGGTGCTGGTCGCCGACGTCGCCCATGTCGCGGGCCTGATCGCCGGAGGCGCGCACCCCTCGCCCGCCCCGTACGCCGATGTGGTGTCGACGACCACCCACAAGACCCTCCGCGGGCCGCGCGGGGCGATGCTGCTGACCCGGGCCGAGCACGCCAAGGCAGTCGACCGCGCCGTCTTCCCCGGCCTCCAGGGCGGCCCGCACAACCAGACGACCGCCGCCATCGCCGTCGCCCTGAAGGAGGCGGCCGGGGCGGACTTCGCGGCCTACGCCCACCAGGTCGTCGCCAACGCCCGTGCGCTGGGCGAGGAACTCGCGGCACGCGGCTTCGACCTCGTCTCCGGCGGTACGGACAACCACCTGCTGCTGGCCGACCTCACGGGCAAGGGCGTCTCCGGGAAGACCGCGGCCAAGGCGCTCGACCGGGCGGGGATCGTCGTCAACTACAACACCGTTCCGTACGACCCCCGTAAGCCCTTCGACCCGTCCGGCATCCGTATCGGCACACCCGCCCTGACGTCCCGGTCCATCCCCGCCTCCGAGATGGGAGCGGTCGCGCAGTGGATCGATCTTGTGGTCGATGCCGCTCGTACAGGTGATGAAACGACAGTTTCCAAGGTCAGGGAGGAAGTCAGGACCATGATGGAGGCCTATCCGGCGCCGGGTCTCCCCCTGGCCTGACCGGGGCGCCGGAGCAGTCCGGGGCACGACGGGCCCGGACTGCTCCGGAACGCCGGGCTCCCGACTCCGCGCGCCCGCTCTGCGCCCTGTGCGAGGGCCGGCCAGCCGTACAGGCTGGGGGAGCAAGGACGTCGGCGGGGTGAACAGAGGGGGCACGATGCAGGATCTCAAGGTCACGTCATGGCAGCTCTTCGGGCACGACCGGCTCTACGTGAACCTGCCGGACGGCACCGCGATCGGATGGGCGGACCGGGGCAGCGGCACGATCACCGTCCTCCACCCGCGTTACCGCGACGCCGTGACCGACGCGCTCGCGCGCCAGGTCCCGGACCTGCCGGCCCTCGTCGGCGAGGAGGTCGCGGCCGGACCGCATACCCCGCCCGTGCCGCCTCCGGTCCCGCGGATCCCGCCCATGCGGGGGATGCGGAAGAGGGGGGCCGCGCAGGAGGCGCCGCCCGTGCGGGGGCCGGCGCCGACGGCGGAGCCGAGGAGGGCGGCGGTGCCGGAGGCGGCGCCCGCGCCGGGGGTGGCACCCGTGCCGGAAGCGGTGCCTGCGGCGGATGTGGCACCCGTGTCGGAAGCGGTGCCTGCGGCGGATGTGGCGCACGTGCCCGAGGCGGTGCCCGCCCCGGAGACGGCGCCCGTGCCCGAGGCGGTGGCCGGTCCGACACCGGTGCCGGAGCGGCGCCGGAGGCCGGCCGTCCTCCCCGCGCTGACACCCGCGACCGACCTCGCGTCCAGGCGGCCGGGCACCGGACTCCGCGAGCAGCTCGGCGAATCCGGGACCGGCGCGCTCGTCCGGGCAGCCACCGGCGCGCTGCGGCGGCACAAGGACCCGGACCCGCGGCGCGGAGCCCTCGCGGGGGAGCGGCGGGTCGGGGCCGAGCTCAAGCGGCTGACCCGGCACGGCTGGAGGGTCCTGCACTCCGTGCCCCTGCCGGACGGCACGGAGATCGGCCACCTGCTCATCGGGCCCGGCGGCGTGTTCGCGGTGAGCACCGACCACCGTCCCGGGGCATCGGTACGGATCGGGGACGGCACCCTGCGGATCGACGACGGCGCCCCGCAGCCCTACGAGCTCGACGGCGGGCCGGGCGCCCGGCGGGCCCGGGCCGCGCTGGAGGCGTACTGCGCCTTCGACGTGCCCGTACAGACCGTGCTCGTGTTCACCGGCGTCACGGCGCTGGAGGTGGCCTCCGCCCCGGCCGGTATCCGCGTCTTCCGGGAGCGCCAGGTGTCCGTCCTCGCCCCGCTGACGGGCGCGTTCACCCCCACCCAGGTGGAGAGGGTCTACGACGTCGCGCGGAACGGGGAGGCCTGGCTGGACGCGTGAGTCCGGGGCGCTGCCGGTAGATTCCCCGGTGCTGCCGCAAGGCCGGCACCCGTACCGCCGAAGGGGAAGCCACCATGAAGCTCCGCTGTGCCGTGCTCGACGACTACCAGTCCGTGGCGGCCACCGCCGCCGA from Streptomyces sp. QL37 harbors:
- the glyA gene encoding serine hydroxymethyltransferase, yielding MAVLPSDARRPAPTRPALAAADPELAALVDAEERLQADTLRLIPSENYVSAAVLEASGTVLQNKYSEGYPGKRYYEGQQVIDQVETLAVERARSLFGMDHANVQPYSGSPANLAVYLAFLEPGDTVLGMSLPMGGHLTHGWGVSATGTWFRGVRYGVRRDTGRIDLDEVRDLARAERPKLIFCGGTAVPRVIDFAGFAEIAREVGAVLVADVAHVAGLIAGGAHPSPAPYADVVSTTTHKTLRGPRGAMLLTRAEHAKAVDRAVFPGLQGGPHNQTTAAIAVALKEAAGADFAAYAHQVVANARALGEELAARGFDLVSGGTDNHLLLADLTGKGVSGKTAAKALDRAGIVVNYNTVPYDPRKPFDPSGIRIGTPALTSRSIPASEMGAVAQWIDLVVDAARTGDETTVSKVREEVRTMMEAYPAPGLPLA
- a CDS encoding PBS lyase, coding for MFTGIDEVDWASMEHAYGPADDVPGLLYGLASADPAERESALDGMYGAVHHQGDVYACTLACIPFLFELAVDPGIRDRGGIVELLTSIGGIDLDEDDENELDDDEIEGVANYAMAAAAVAAGSAVFFELVADEDPGVRLAAPLALATLHGRPGRVLALLRERLPVEADDEVRLALVEAAGRLALRHRPLAGRAADWLSRLAAEAYPPGLRLAALAQLARCAPDALPADVVRVVSGLLRELRSRPSRPEPPAAKAPGGDDAGADRATSPTLVGQLRELSAEESSGRSTPWAADLLRTLHVGLDDRVVDRTALLADQLCSPDPWQRIDAVRMSGGLIRAWRGSYEGLVGLVGVQLSDPEPRLAEAASHVLEELFGLAAPAADALAARVAADPGAWVKKWASGPPGLGSAVKALSRLGDARALPALAAALERPEVPHDVGFAIRCLGDAAAPLAGALRRRLGEVGLDEGAYDRASPLLAGLTALRAGEAAPEVLRVLRGAPEYRGEWLRTAALRALRSFGPAAHCAVPELRRLIRRPGTAAATEAAEALWAVTGDADTVLPVLAEGLRAEQVHDCRAAASALGGLGRRAEAVAPRLRGLLAHEELWLRVDAAIALWEVSGRTGESVPVLLSAWEKNRHVRVRVAECLARMGPTGAGSDAAQVLRAELLSVRRHNAMDGGYGSHDTYEDEKLLALCRRALLGDTGKGTTS
- a CDS encoding nuclease-related domain-containing protein yields the protein MQDLKVTSWQLFGHDRLYVNLPDGTAIGWADRGSGTITVLHPRYRDAVTDALARQVPDLPALVGEEVAAGPHTPPVPPPVPRIPPMRGMRKRGAAQEAPPVRGPAPTAEPRRAAVPEAAPAPGVAPVPEAVPAADVAPVSEAVPAADVAHVPEAVPAPETAPVPEAVAGPTPVPERRRRPAVLPALTPATDLASRRPGTGLREQLGESGTGALVRAATGALRRHKDPDPRRGALAGERRVGAELKRLTRHGWRVLHSVPLPDGTEIGHLLIGPGGVFAVSTDHRPGASVRIGDGTLRIDDGAPQPYELDGGPGARRARAALEAYCAFDVPVQTVLVFTGVTALEVASAPAGIRVFRERQVSVLAPLTGAFTPTQVERVYDVARNGEAWLDA
- the ligD gene encoding non-homologous end-joining DNA ligase is translated as MTPITEVEGRRLALSNLDKVLYPATGTTKGEVLHYYAATAADAMLPHLRDRPLSFLRYPDGPEGLRFFTKNPPPGTPDWVRTAPVPRSDDPGARQVLAQDLPSLMWAANLVVEFHTHQWRQDAPAVADRMVFDLDPGPPAGVVECCTVALWLRERLAEDGLSSYGKTSGSKGLHLLVPLEPTPSEDVTAYAKRLAVEAQGALPDLAVHRMTRALRPGKVFVDFSQNAAAKTTAAPYTLRAKGSPTVSAPVTWDEIETCGAPGDLLFLAGDMTERLERHGDLLAPLTDPGQARSLPED
- a CDS encoding zinc-ribbon domain-containing protein — its product is MIIFGTKGYLYQLAVLTMVCGWCGNPAAHTLRKRVTKFTLFFVPLFPFSTKYATQCTFCGGERQIPKEQADQLLAQAQGGQDGNPYGSAQQQPGYAPPGGQNPYQR
- a CDS encoding Ku protein — encoded protein: MRSIWNGSISFGLVSIPVKLMNATENHAISFRQIHVEDGGRIRYRKVCELDEEEVPASETVKAYEDADGTVIPVTDEDLASLPLPTAKTIEIEGFVPSSAIDPLQLDSAYYLSANGVPAAKPYALLREALRRSGKVAVAKYALRGRERLGMLRVSGDVIAMHGLLWPDEIRAPEGVAPEAGVKVRDAELDLADALMNTLGDADMDTLHDDYREAVEELVAAKAAGEPVAEEAAEEPEGKVIDLMAALESSVRAAKESHGEDGGEVADVHHIGSGRGGGAKKTGASSKRAPSKKAAPRKAAAKKAAGKKAAGKSTAAEKTATKKTAAGKTADKPAAKKSAAKKSAAKKSAAKKASPGTRKRTSA